TTCAGATATTTGAAAACCGGATATAGGTTGGGGACGGCCTACCATCTGAGTCGCCGTGATGCCTCCCAAATCGATCCACAAAGCTGAGTACAAAGTGCTGCAGGGGCTGCTACGCGAGATGCGCATCAAAGCCCACCCAAACCAGGCCGATTTGGCCGCACTGCTGGGGAGAAAGCAGTCATATGTCAGCGACGTCGAACGCGGTTCCCGAAGGATGGATCTGCTCCAACTACGCGACTTCTGCTTGGCGTGCGACCAGGACTTGGTCGGCTTTGTAAGACGGTTTGAGGAAAAGATCGCTGGCGGGCCTAACCGAGTCGCCCTTTAGAAGAGAGCGGATCACCAACATATCCGCTCATGAACATCCGTTTTTCAGATACCGAAAAACTGGATATAGGGTGGGCGTGGCCTTCCAGTTATGACGCCGCAATGCCCCCGAAGTCGATCCACAAACCCGAGTACCAGACGCTGCTCGAACTGCTAATCGAAGTCCGGAACAAGGCTGGTCTGAAGCAGGCCGAACTGGCCTCGTTGTTGGATCGATCACAGTCCTATATCAGCGACGTCGAACGCGGTGGACGACGGCTGGACCTGCTGCAACTGCGCGAATATTGCCAAGCCTGCGATCAAGACCTGGTTGGCTTTGTAAAACGGTTCGAGAAGTCGATTGCTGGTCGCGGACCAAGTTCAGCAGGCCGGGCCTCTCGCTAACGGGAGCGGCTCAAGAACAGGGCACGTTGGCTTACCTACCAAGAAGTGAGTCTGATCTGTCTTGGAGACAGATGCCTTCACGGTCGTCGCCGTCACCTCTATCGAGTACGAACCATCACATCGCTGCGAACATCAGCCGTCTACAAAGACCTACGACTGAACCAGCCAACGTGATCCCTCGGACGCGCGTACCGCGGCTTGAACGTCGCGCTACCAGCATTTCCGTCGATGGTCTTGAGCGGCTACTCAAGTCTTGGAGGGTGGGCATCACCGATGCTTCTGCAGATGTCCGAACATGGAAAGCGGTGAGCTATTGAAGAGGCTAGCTTGTCTACACCAACCTACTTTGGCCGAGCGCAGCAATGTCCGACCCCACCGGTTGCAAGCGCCTACATACTAAGGCGAACATAAGTAAGCGAACATTTTCGCTTCGTCGCTGTCCAAGGATAGGATGTCGATGAGGAGAGGGAAATGCGCGCTACCGATGGTCGAAAGTTGTCCCACGAGACGCTGGAGGCGATGCGCCTTCGGGCGGTCGAGGCGGTGGAATCCGGGGAGTCGCCGGAAACCGTGATCCGGACGCTTGGGCTGTCGCGGCCACGTATTTATGAGTGGCTGGCCGCCTTCCGTGAGGGCGGGCTGGAGGCGCTGCGAGCCAAGCCCATCAGCGGACGGCCGCGCAAACTCGACGAGCGTGCCATGCGCTGGATTCATGCAACGGTGACCACGAAGAACCCGCAACAGCTGAAGTTCGAATTTGCGTTGTGGACACGGGCGATGGTGCGTGACCTGATCGCCCGGCGGTTCAAGGTTCGTCTGTCCGAGGTATCGGTCGGACGCCTGTTGCGCGAACTGGGCCTGTCGCCGCAACGACCGCTGGCGCGTGCCTACCAACGCGACCCGGCACGCGTTGAAGCCTGGCTGCATGAGGAATATCCAGCGATCCGCAAGGAAGCCAAGCGCGCCAAGGCGCAGGTGTTCTTTGCCGATGAGGCCAGTGTGCGCTCGGACTACCACAGCGGCACGACGTGGGCACCGCTCGGGCAAACGCCCACCGTGGAGCGGACGGGCGCGCGTTTCACCCTGAATTTCATTTCGGCGGTCAGCCCGCGGGGTGAGCTGCGGTTTGCCTGTTGCCCAGGCACCCTGACGACCGCCAAGTTCATCGACTTCCTCAAGCGGCTCATGGTCCATCGCGATGCGCCCGTCTTCCTTGTCGTCGATGGCCATCCGGTGCACCGTTCACGCGCCGTGAAGCAGTTCGTCGCCGGTACTCAAGGGCAATTGCGCTTGTTCCAGTTACCGCCTTACAGCCCGGATCTGAATCCGGACGAGTTGGTGTGGAATCACCTCAAACGCCACAAGCTTGGTCGTTTGGCCTTGAGCGGGCCGGACCACCTCAAGCGTCATGCCATGGCTTTCCTGCGCGCCCTGCAGAAACAACCGGCCTTGGTGCGCGGCTTCTTTCAACACCCCACCGTCCGCTATGCCGCCTGATATGTTCGGATACTTTCTTTCGGCTTAGTAACATCGATCCAGCCACTGATATTCGCGACGGCCAAGCTGCGGGAACATGGCAGCCATGGAAAAGCATATCGACATGGATAGCCCGCTCTCCCGGGCCTATTGGTGCGGCAACTTCACCTGCAGTGATGCAGAGTTGGCCAACGCAGTGCGCATCATGGACAGCACTGCAGTAGGCCTTGTCGGGCTGTACCTGGTCACACGTCAATCCGAATCCTGTGCCATCGATCAGCTCGACATGCCGTGGATCGATATTGGGTAACTGGCGAAGAACAGATCAGGCTCACTTCCTCAGCGGAATCATGTGACTAACCTCGATCTTGCGCTGCGCCTCGTGCGCCTGCGGAGCGTGGCTCAAACAAGGCATCGGCGACGAGGGGCTGATCGCGTCCGACCACACGGCAGACCACCGAAACCACCCGAAACCACCCGAAACCAAGGCTAAATGAACCTAACCCCTTTCTGTTCTTACTATGGAAGCACCGCCTCGAAGGCCTTGGCTGCAACTTGCTCATTGAACCGGATTTCTCCCGGCTTATCCAGGCGCTGGAGCACCCAGTATTTATCCACGACCTTGGGGGCATAGATTTCTAGCTCGTTGCCGTTGCTAGTCGCATTGCGAAGTACGCACACCCGATACCTCGAATGGTGCTCCTGGAGCCGTAGGTATTCATTCGGCGTCAACTCAAACTGAATAACATTGCCGATATGCCCCTTCACCTCGACATACAGAACCTCTTTGCCCTTCCTGACTTCAATATCCCACCCACGGTTATCCCGCTCGACCGATTTCACCGCGTAGCCCTGCTGCTTGTAGTGCTTTTCTGCCAAAGCAACAGCGGCCTGCTCGATCTGAGTGACTAGGTCCTTGTTCGGTTTGCTCCACTTGCCTCCACGCTTACCTTGGGTGGGGTTTACACGCGTACCTGTTGATCCACCTATGTACTTTCGGAGCCGATCTACAATTCGCAGGGCCTCCGGATTGCCTTCATCCGGGTACCACACGTTCGACTGACCTATAAACCCCTTGCCGTGCGGCACACGAAAATCGCGATCCCTCTCTTGCACAAGGAGGGCATCGTCGGCATCCACTTCGCAAAGGTAGTCCAGACCTGCCCAGTCGCCCATCTTCGGTCGCCCGCGGCGCTTTCGATAGGCTTTGTGGAAGACCGTGGCATTCCGGTACCAGCCAATCACCACTTGACCACCATCGGGATGCTTCGCGATATAGACGATGTCGACGCCCGGCAGCGACTCGTTCTCTCTCCACTTCTGTGTGGGATCGATCCTCTTGAGATTGATACCAGCGAAGCGCTTCTTCTTGGCGTACTTCCGGGTGATGTCTTTCGTCATCACGAAGCCATAGCAGCGCCCGGCTTCATAGCGAAAGTTCCACATCTCGCCACCTTCGCCGTTCTCCTCGACGTAGGCACCGCCGCCAACGATCTCGTCGATCCCATCGTAGGTCTTCATGTAGCCCACGCGAAACACCAGCAACGGATTAGCCATTCGAACGCCCCCCGAGTAGCACCTAATCAAAAAGCCAAGCATCCAAAACAGTGGTCAGAGTAGACATTTCGACATACTCAGCGCCACGTCCTTCTCCGGCCACACCGGGCACAACGCTTCCACTGCCTCCATCAACTCCACCCAATCGGAAAGATCTCCTCTCCCCGGCAGCGAACCCGGCACGACATAGCCCCCAGCCGGCGGTTCGGCCACTCTGCCAGGATGCTTCGTCGGCAACTTGGGCAAAGCGTTCACCAAGCCATCCCCCCGCTGAACTATTCGCGTACCTCAGCCATGTTGCTGCCTGCGCGCCAAGTAGGCAAGCCGGGGAAAAAGGTGTCAGGGACAATGTGGCCGCCGCGGTGGTCTGCCGAGTGTCCGAACTGTGGCGAAACGTCCTGTCCTTGCCTCGACCCATGCGCGGAATCGATCCATGCCCAGCACCTTCTGTTGCTGCAGGTAGTCGCGAATCTCAACGCAAGGGGGTCGGGTTCATTTTCCTACCCCACGATGAGATGTGAGGCAGCGCGCGCCGGGAAGCTGACCGACAGTGGCAACAACCCCGGCCAGGCATCCTCATGCGGTCCAATCACAACGGAGACGTGCCGTGGCACGCCAGCCCCGCCTTGACCTCCCAGGTATCCCCCAGCACGTCGTTCAACGCGGCAACGATCGCCAAGCCTGCTTCGCCGCGGATGCGGATTACCTGCGCTATCTGCAGGAGTTACAGGAAGCCTCACGCAAACACGATTGCGCCATCCATGCCTACGTACTGATGACCAACCACGTCCATCTCCTGGTGACACCGGCAGGCAACGGTGCGATCTCGCGCATGATGCAGGCGGTTGGCCGCCGCTATGTCGGCAGCTTCAATGCACGCTACCGGCGCACCGGCACCTTGTGGGAGGGCCGCTTCAAGGCGGCGCTGGTCGACACCGTGCGCTACCTGCTGACCTGCTATCGCTACATCGAGCTCAATCCCGTCAGAGCCCGCATGACCGACGATCCCGCGGACTACCCCTGGTCGAGCTACCACCACAACGCGATGGGACAACCCACGCCACTCATCACGCCACACCCGCAATACATGCTGCTGGCCACCACACCTGCCGCACGACAAGCCGTCTACCGCGCCCTGGTCCACGAACACGTGGAAGAAAAGCATCTCGACGATCTGCGACAACACACCCAGCAACAGCGCGTATGGGGCAGCGAACGCTTTCAGCAGCAAGTCGAAGCACTGACCCAGCGCTCAGTCAGCCTCAGGCCTCGCAGAAGACCACCCAAATCGCCAAAAAATCAGGATTAAATGAACCTGACCCGAATGGCACTTACTTAAGCCCTTTTTGGATGGCCATTCAACCGGATGGCTTCGCGGAGTACGGCACGAGGTTGGGTCATCAAGGAAAAGGGTTTGGGTCGTCGCTTGATGACCCTGGGTTCAACGCGTCCGGGCCGGTTGGCAACACGTTGCTGGCCGATCAGCGCAAACAGAACCTGGCGCGGGTCGAGCGTGGTGTCATCGAACGGGTGGTGCCGCCAAGCGTCATAAAGTTGCAGCGTATGCTTGAAACTGAGTTGTCGCGGCAGGCAGCCCATCGACCATGCCGCTTGCGCCATGAGCAGGCGGATCAGGTTGTAGGCCAACAGGTAAACCCAGATTTCCTTGATCGCCATGTCCGGCGTGCGACAGCTGAGCGTCTCCATGCCCAAGGTGGTTTTGATATGGCGCAAGTCCAGCTCGACGTTCCAGCGCTGGCGATAGAGCAGTTTCAGCGCTTCTTTGGGTGTCTCCTTGGGGCATAGCAGGGTCGTGACCAAGGTCTTTCCACCGGCCCGCAACTCGCGCACGATCACCGTCGCGGGCGCGCGGTCGTACTGCGCCTGAGTCATCCATTCGGGTTTGAGTTTGGGCTTGGGCAGGGCGAGCAGGTGATCGCGCGTACCCACGATCAGGCCGCCCTCGAAATTCGTTGTCCTTGCACGCGCGCCGTGCTGCTCGAAGACCGCATCGATGCCCCGTTCGTACAAGTCCGCCAGCAGGAAATAGGTGGCGTAGAACGCATCGCCCAGCAATACCTCGCCACGCTTCAAGGTGTCGAGCATCGACCGCAGCAGCGTTTGTTCGTCGCTGCCTTTGCCGTGGTAACCGCTGCTTGCCGCATCCAGGATGGCACCGCTACCCAGACAGATCAGGGCCGCCATGCGGCACAGCGGAAAGCCCAATCCCGGTTGCTGGGTACGCGGCTGGGGGTAACGTACCTGATTGGCCACGGTATCGGGCATCGACACGGTCGTGCCGTCGACCAAGCGCACGGCCCGGCCTCGCCATTGCCCCGTCGGTGGCACGCGATCGGTCAGGTGGCGTCCGCTATGGCGAGTGAGCGATGCGATCAGTGGCGTGGGCAGGCGCTGGCGCGCACGGCAATAAGCGCCGGTGCGTGTACTGCATCCATCGCGGGAGGTGACCCGCGATGCGGGCCACGGCCGTGTCGTTGACTGCACGCTGACACGAACGATCGTCGCTCAACGCCTGGCGCAAGAACATGGCCAGGGTTTCCGTGGGCGGAAACCGTCGCTCGCTATGCACGGGCAACAGTACTTCCAGAGGATCGAATAGTTCCGGACCGGTGAGGATGTTGAAGAACGTGAAGATGTCCGCTTGTCCAAGCTGGCGGCGGATCTGCTGTTGCTGGAGAGCGACACGACGGCTACGCTGCATCAGGGCTGGTCTCGGGTGGTGAGTGGATGTCTGGCGACACCACCTTATCATTCGAGCCAGCCCTTCCTGCTTGTCAGATCAGTGAGTTACGGCTTAAGTAAGTGCCATTCCACTCTGACCCGGGTTTCTTTTCTCGCTCTTTGCTTTCGCATGCTGGTAGAGCGTAGG
This genomic stretch from Rhodanobacter thiooxydans harbors:
- a CDS encoding IS630 family transposase: MRATDGRKLSHETLEAMRLRAVEAVESGESPETVIRTLGLSRPRIYEWLAAFREGGLEALRAKPISGRPRKLDERAMRWIHATVTTKNPQQLKFEFALWTRAMVRDLIARRFKVRLSEVSVGRLLRELGLSPQRPLARAYQRDPARVEAWLHEEYPAIRKEAKRAKAQVFFADEASVRSDYHSGTTWAPLGQTPTVERTGARFTLNFISAVSPRGELRFACCPGTLTTAKFIDFLKRLMVHRDAPVFLVVDGHPVHRSRAVKQFVAGTQGQLRLFQLPPYSPDLNPDELVWNHLKRHKLGRLALSGPDHLKRHAMAFLRALQKQPALVRGFFQHPTVRYAA
- a CDS encoding helix-turn-helix domain-containing protein, producing the protein MPPKSIHKAEYKVLQGLLREMRIKAHPNQADLAALLGRKQSYVSDVERGSRRMDLLQLRDFCLACDQDLVGFVRRFEEKIAGGPNRVAL
- a CDS encoding DUF3606 domain-containing protein yields the protein MEKHIDMDSPLSRAYWCGNFTCSDAELANAVRIMDSTAVGLVGLYLVTRQSESCAIDQLDMPWIDIG
- a CDS encoding helix-turn-helix domain-containing protein; translated protein: MPPKSIHKPEYQTLLELLIEVRNKAGLKQAELASLLDRSQSYISDVERGGRRLDLLQLREYCQACDQDLVGFVKRFEKSIAGRGPSSAGRASR
- a CDS encoding protein NO VEIN domain-containing protein; translation: MKTYDGIDEIVGGGAYVEENGEGGEMWNFRYEAGRCYGFVMTKDITRKYAKKKRFAGINLKRIDPTQKWRENESLPGVDIVYIAKHPDGGQVVIGWYRNATVFHKAYRKRRGRPKMGDWAGLDYLCEVDADDALLVQERDRDFRVPHGKGFIGQSNVWYPDEGNPEALRIVDRLRKYIGGSTGTRVNPTQGKRGGKWSKPNKDLVTQIEQAAVALAEKHYKQQGYAVKSVERDNRGWDIEVRKGKEVLYVEVKGHIGNVIQFELTPNEYLRLQEHHSRYRVCVLRNATSNGNELEIYAPKVVDKYWVLQRLDKPGEIRFNEQVAAKAFEAVLP
- a CDS encoding transposase; the encoded protein is MARQPRLDLPGIPQHVVQRGNDRQACFAADADYLRYLQELQEASRKHDCAIHAYVLMTNHVHLLVTPAGNGAISRMMQAVGRRYVGSFNARYRRTGTLWEGRFKAALVDTVRYLLTCYRYIELNPVRARMTDDPADYPWSSYHHNAMGQPTPLITPHPQYMLLATTPAARQAVYRALVHEHVEEKHLDDLRQHTQQQRVWGSERFQQQVEALTQRSVSLRPRRRPPKSPKNQD